The Bubalus bubalis isolate 160015118507 breed Murrah chromosome 8, NDDB_SH_1, whole genome shotgun sequence sequence TATAGATGTCAGTGATCATCTGTAATGAGTGCATTCACATTTCTGAGTGGATATATCAAAATACCCTTAGCAATTCTTTTACTGTTggtcatttaggttgtttttaatCATTATCTACTTTGCATAGGCAATAAATATCTTTTTGCTGAAGTTTCTTCTACGTGTTTAATTACTTTCTTAGATCAAATTCCTAGATACGGGTGTTTCTGATTTGATTCATACTCTGCTTATATCAAACCAGAAGCTATACTGATCTTCAGCACCCATGTCTGTCTCTCTGCTCATTCTTCCCACTAATTGAACAGGATCTGTCAGGAGTCACTCAGTTGGTTAGCGGCCTGACTTTCTCAAGTTGTCCCTTGGTTACTTCCTTGGTGACAGCAGTATCCTGTGATGAGGTCAGGAGCCTCATGTTTACTAAAGAGGTGGGGCCTGTGAGCAGCTGAGTGAACCTGGCCCACACCCCTgacccagctctgctgctgccttCATGAAGGCAGTCCTTTGTTCTAAcacacagacagaaagaaaaacagtctcTGAGCTGGGGTCACAATACTATGCCATATTCTAGACATCCAATGAACCTCATACAGGCCTATAAGGTTAAAATACAGACTAATCATATGTTATGTGGCATCTTGAATAGCAAAACAAAGTGACTTCAAAAGAAAGTAGTTTAACTGGCTCCCACCTTGGATTTAAATGTCTAAATGCATTAAATGAGTTTTGGATCATAATCAACTCTATGGCAATGATTTCTaggatgtgtgtgttcagtcactcagttacatccgactctgcgaacccatgggctgaggcccgccaggctcctctgtccatgagttttccccagcaagaatataggagtaggttgccatttcctcctccaggggatcttccccagccagggactgaacccatgtcttctgtgtctcctgcattggcaggtggattctttaccactgtgccatctgggaaggcccTGATTTTTAATATAGCAGATAGATTAAAAATTTGTGGTTAGTTTATACAAAGTAAAGACTTCATCATTGAAGGTTCTCAAGTATGATTTGATGTTTCACTATAGTTTATCATCATAAATTAGAATCTCTGAATATTGTAGGATCTGATATTTGAAGGAAGGTGTTTTATAGTATagtttccaaataagaaaaagaaagattttattcTCAGGTTATTTATGTTATATCCTCATTCCAGTCCAGCTTTACTTTATTGGCAAGGGCTGTCAGTATGATTACTGTCAAATCATTCATATTATTATTACAAGGGACTTGACAAATCACTTTAGCTTTGTTAAAAATCCTTTGTAAAACCTTacacttattttataaataacaaagCGTATGATATTATGGTGACTCTGCAATCCATAAGGAAACAGACTTAAATATTAGCTGGAATGAGTTGTATTTAATGTGAGGAAAATGTACCTAGTTGTGtatttgttgacttaaaaaagGAGGGTTGTGACCTATTTGATAGGCTAAAAAAGTAAGTTGCTGTCTCTACCTTCCTATCCCTAAATCCTGAGTTGTTTGTATCTGTGTATGTAAGAGAGATTAATGTTTGAAACAGTTTAGGCACAGTCCTGACAAAGTAGAAATGCTTCATGCATGTAAAATTGTAATCTTACATCACTTCTGATTGAAGGTTATATGCTTTGAGTTCTAGGCATTTATTTTTAGGTCTCAGGGATTTGGAGAATAAATGGTGCTTTTTTCCTGCCACCAGGTTTTCTTATGATTGGTTATTTTGATTGAGAAAAATTCTCAGCCTGAAGTGtgagttgcttagtcgtgtctgactctttgtaaccccatggactgtagcccaccaggctcctctctgtccattggattctccaggaaagaatactggagtggagtatcCAGAACTAGGgtctcccttttttaaaaaaagcggGGGGAGTGCACCTTacctttctgagtttttttttaacatactccAGAAACCTCTCCCTATCCTTCCAGTCTTACAAAAGACTTAATTTGTTTGGCACAGATAGCTTCAGGAATAATCACTGGCTTCCTGTCTTGTGAGCACAATAGGTAACAGGATGCACCAGCACCACCCAGTGGCCTTGAACTAATTCAACAGCTCTTGGAAATAAACCAGATCCAGAAGTTCAGGGTCAGCCTCTCAATTGTGAACTGTCTACAAAACAAACAGGATTCAACTTCTGCAGATCTGAATTCGTTGTGCGTAGTTCTAATTATACTTTAATCTTCATGAAAGAGCAGAATATAGGGCAAGAAAACGGAGTTCGGTGTATGGTAAGGACTCTAGGCTCTTTTTGGCAGATCTGTAGCAATACATATTCTTGCCAGTGGTGAACTCACACTCTGTATTTGAAAGTTAAGTAGGAAATTTATGAAAGCGAAAGAAACATTATGGCAACAAGTGACACAAATTATCCTCTCCACGAGGACTCTAGAAAGTCTCAATCCATGGAGACTTTAGTTTCTGTATATGCAGAACACACCTTTCATTAACACTTTCTAGATTATATTCTCCCAATAGCAAATGGCATTTAATTTCTTGTTTTAGATGCATAGCAAAcaaatttttctcttcttgtaaATGCTGATTACTATACATGTTATAGAAATACTTGCTGACTAGGTAAGACTGGAAAAATGCAGAAACATAGAAATTAACAGCAAGGGGGAAATACAGTTCATAGTCCCTTCACTAAACACAGTCACTGCTGCCGTGTTATTATTTCATACACATTTACCCAGAGCACCAACTCTGCAGGTACAACTGCTTTGCTTTCAATCTCAACTGGCCTGTTTAATATCTGTGATTGGATAAGccagtcttcttgggctctgGTTTCTTCATCTTTAGGATGAGGATAATGAATAGTCTTGATGCTTAGGgatattatgaggattaaacaaTACAGGTGAAATTTTCAGGACACTGCCTGTATATCCTGTATACCATGTTAGCTCTTAACTTTCCACTCCTCTATTTCCTCCAACTCCTTATTGTTGTTAGACACCATGTACCAGGCAGTCTGCCAGAAACTATTTATATATCCttctagttttttcttttgtagtatcTTTCTGTCCTTAATAACTAAAActgctcaaataaaatttttatcacTAAAAATTATACTGTAGTATTCATTTAGCAATTGGTAAATAATATTGTCTTAGTGCCACTATTTAGCTTAGTACAAGATAAAGACAGAATTTGTGTATGTGGATTCTTATTAAcatgcaaaatgaaaaggaaaaaaaaatttaaaaggcaaacaTAAAGGTTTGTTTTCtcgtctaaaaataaaatatgtgacgCATTTTGGAATTCTAAATTTCTGATTACATTTTCATTGTGGCTAGTAGATatagttattttttcctctcatcaAGCAGCACATATGCATCTATATACAGGGTGCGATGGTTAAGTGCTGGGGATATAATGATGAATAAGGTACTTCCCTGTAAATTTGAAGTCAGAGGTACTCAAATTGATACAGAGGGAACACTGGGAAGGGCAACAACCTCTGCCTAAGATAGGTAAAATTTGAGTTAGGATTGACAGATAAATAGGAATTTGTTGGGAGAGAATGATGTGGAAGGAATgttgggaaggaatgatggtcTTCTACTCTTCCAGGTAGAAGAGTCAAGAGTGAGTAAATTTAGAAGTTGGGAATGTCCACATAGAACTGCAGTATATAAAGAAGTGCAGAGTGTCTGTGTGCATAGTGGAGCAGGATGCAGGATGAGAAAGACAGTGCTGCTTGGGTCTGGAAATGAAATTCAAGTTTATAATTTACCCAGTAGAAGCTAGTAGTAATGAGCAGGACAAAGAGGAAAAGTGCTGCTGCAGAAGGCAGGTAGGGGGAATGTAAAGGTAGATGCCAGTGATGGAGGAGACCAGTGAGAAGACTAGAAACCAGTCAGTCAGGGCAGCTGTATGATTTAGCAGCCACCAGAGACCTCGGCAAAAAGATGAGGAATGgatgaggaaaaaataatttgagacaGTGACAGCAGACTCTTCTTCCAGGTTTGTTGAGAAAAGGCAGtaaatgaaggcaaaagaaagaaaagtaattatGGCGGTGAAGTACTGATATATTAATGACAGAGACTTGAGAATTTCTATAGAGCAAGAAATCTGAATGGTAGTTTATTAACATGACATATGATATTTGCTTCATCTACTGGTCGGAAATTAAGAATCTCTCTCTAAAATACAAGTGAAAACTCATAGTGGTCAGAaggaccatcattaaaaagtctacagataacaaatgcgggagagagtatggagaaaagggagtcctcccaaactgttggtgggaatgtaaattagtgcagccactatggagaacagtatggaggttcctaaaaatgGAGCTatcgtatgatccagcaatccagtAAATGCCCTACTCCCGGGCATATATGTACAcagaactataattaaaaaagatacatgcacccctacgttcatagcagcactgttcacaatagacaaaacatggaaacaactaaATGTCcctggacagatgaatggataaagaagatgtggtacaaatatacaatggaatactactcagccatttaaaaaatgaaataatgccacttgcagcaacatagatggaactAGAGGTTATCAGACTAAGTGAAGTcacaaggagaaagagaaacatcataTGACATTACTTACATGTGgcatctaaaatatgacaaaaggaacttatctacaaaatagaaacagactcacagacataagaGAACGGACCTGTGGTTGCCGAGGGAGGGGATGCCAGGGAGGGATGGATAcaaagtttgggattagcagatgcaaactattacatacagaatggataaataacaaggtccttctatagcacagggagctatactcaatatcctgaaataaaccataatggaaaagaatttgaaaaaagaatctctctctatatttatttctctttatcttaGACTGGAACACAAAGCTTTAATTAATTTGAAGACAGGTGAAAATCACAGCTTGGACTTGGTTCAAGGCTTTTATTTTGGTGTACCACAAAAGCAGTTAATGAGCAGTGCTAAGGATATAAATGAGGTAAGGATGAGGTAGGTGAATTCAGCTGCCCACTGTCCACTTGTCTGTGTAGCACAAAGATTTTGGTGGATTCAACAGCTCTGTCAGAGAAGAATAGTATTATGGGctttaaaaaacccaacaacaaaaaaactccaGGTATGTCAGTATCTAGAAATTACTTATTTAAGgtgaaaattctgtttttaaggaACCCACATCACCCAAGCCTAATGTCTGGATCCTGGGTCTTGAAACTCTTGGCTGTTATCTGCTCTGGGGCAATCTTGCTTTACATTTATGTTTATCTAGGGTCTTTTCATGGCGAGAATTGGTAAGCCTACAATATACAAGGCAGGGTAAAAGACACAAGGCAAGGTTTCTTGCTGGTTTTAGTACAGAGGCTCAGGAAACACAGGTATAAAATGAGCATTCCATTACTTTTTCTCTGCATTTCAGGaacttctgtttttcaaaagGCAATGTAAACTTAAATAGATGTTTTCAATCAAACAGCCTCATTTAACTCACCTAATTCTCTTGCTCCCTTTTCTGTGAACATCTACACAAAACACCCTATTTTCAATGGCGCCAAAGGTTGTTATTCTCAGGGAATGTCAGAGTGAACCCAGATAAAATCTCTAAATTTGCTGCACTCATGAAATTTTTATTCAGGGTGACTTTCTTGAGATATATTATTAGAGATGGGTATATTTCATATCTAAGAGGCTGCTTATAGTATTCCAGGTGGATTTGAGATTTTTGCTGCATTCATACATATGGTAGTAGTATCTGTATAACAAGGCAAATTACTAAATctctgaaataataatatttacatcTAGAGAGATGTGATCAAAACCAGATGTGATCTGGTTTTTAAAAACCAGCTATCAAATGTCACTTATCTTCAGTATGTTTTAGTAAATTCTAAACACTTTATGGTTTTCTAATTTCAAATTTGTTGCCTCAATTTCATAATGTTTGGTGAACTTTAAGGAAGTTCAAGATTGTAGTAGTACATTTTCTTGATCTCCTGAAATACCTCTTTTATCAGATAAGACTGTCTTTTAGAGTAGATGATAGATATAAGTTAAGGCTATCAATGAGGGGCAATTATTCAGGTGTCTCTGAAGTTGGATTTGTTACATAAATTTGTGTTTCCGGCAAAAAAGTGATGGAAAACTTTTTCCTGATCTTATATGCTTAGGTCCTAGAGCAAAAATTTGAATCTAATTTTGTCTATGCTAGACTAAGAATATTGCTACAAGGTAATAAAGAAGTCAGTGGCTTCAATGTTttattactaaataaataaaaggaaaactgcaGTTTAGGAGTAATCTGGCACACTGTCAAGCAATACTACTAACTGGTTAAAACTTGGAAAAGCTAGGTAAGTACTTGAGCATGAAATgtagtttctgtattttcttggAATTGTGTCCTTACTTCTAATCATCACAAAACTGAAACAAACTTTAACgaatatcatgatatcacttatatgtggaatctaaaaaaattatacaaatagatacagactcacagacatagaaaacaaacttagttactaaaaagagaaaggaggtggggataaattgggagtttcgaattaacatgtacacactactatatataaaatagataaaaagaatctactgtatagcacacaaaactatattcaatattttgtaataccctataatggaaaaaaatatataactgaatcactttgctgtgcacctgaaacattataAAAAAATTACACTTCAACAAAAAATCAgtaatacttaaataaaaaagcTAAAGCAAACtttagaattgtttttaattatcaGTATAAACATGTCTTCAGTTTTATACTTATTAGcctcttaatttcaaatatactacatctatatatatatatatatatatatatatatatatatatatatatctgtatgtgtCTATTTACAACTTTAGCCATTAGGTTATTTTTTGTAACTTTGGTCTGATTAGTTGATGAGGTCCTAATCACAAGACAATGTGACAGGAGCAGAAAGTAGGGCTAAGTCCTTACAAAATAACAGCTGATGCTTGAacacatgggtttgaaccctgaggGTCCACTTCCACTTGGACCTTTTTCAACAGTACATATTATAGTAGTATATGATCTGAGGCTGGTTGAATCTGAGACTCATAACTGCAGATATGGAGGGCCAGCTATAAGTAGtatgcagatttttttactgCATGGTGGATGGGTACCTTtaaaacctgtgttgttcaagggtcaactgtagtctGATTCTTGTTAATTTCTGATAGTAATGAGTCCctagaaatttgaaaatgaagaCAACTGGAATTTTTGAGCATATCTTAAACCACATAAAAATTACCAGTGACAAAGAAAGAAGGATTATATTAGCTTTAATAGTATTAATTTTGAAGATGTTTCAACATTACATGAAGGGATACCCTTACAAGTGAAGTGTAGAAACCAGTGCAAATTTTGGTTAGCTTGTTCAGAAACAAAATGTTCTAAGAATGTTCTGAACATTGCTTCCATTATTAAAGTAAAGGTAATTTTTACAGTTGTTTGAGGTGTTGTAATATGTCTACTGATACTCCCAGCTGTTTTACCAAACTGGCTGTCTGTTCTAAAATCCAAGTGAGGCTTGGGTTTTCAGGGCATGCATGCTCCTGGGCTCTACAACATTCTAAAGATGAACAATCTACCTGACTAAGATTCTTACTACAGTTTTTGTTAAACTCAGCATCATTTTCACAGAATCTTTCATCTTTAGCTTCATCAATCTTTTCCTCAGCTGGAGCTacatgacaaaggtccatatcctGAAGGGAGTCCAATAAATCTACAACATGTGGCTGTGAAGTGATTGATTTCAGATGTCTGAGCACATACTCTTCACACTGGCCAACTGCATCCAgaagattatttattttactgatcAAAGCCGAACTATTATCATGAAGGTGACACCAGGAGAGCAAAGCACTGAACGAAAATATAAATAagagttaaagaagaaaaaattaaacaatcaAAGGCTTTTAGAATTTTTGAAGCTAAGGCTTACATGTTTCTCTTCTAGATAAAATCATGcaaaaactattaataatagcAATGTGAGTCATgatgtgaaaatgtgaaagtaaTGATGGTAAAATAAGATTATAAATATAAGGACATTATCTTTCAACAGAAATTAAACAACTGGAGTTAATCATATAAACTGTTTATAATTCATAACCCCTCCTTCACAGGTCCTCAtctatttttcctgattttattttccccttatAGCTTCTGTTGAAGATGGATACaactcaagagaaagaaaaaacctgaaaaattagtttttcttttaaaggcagCAGCCAGCTTCTAAACTAGTGATTCTCAATCTTGGATGCACATCAGAATTACCTGcaaaacttttaaactttattaaggTCCAGGTCACACCcaagaccaattaaatcagaatctctgagggtgttattttttaaaagcttcccagCTGATAACAAGGTGTAACCAAGGTTAAAAATCACTGTTATAAGCGTATAGCTGCTTGACATCAAAACTGAagatgaggggaaaaaagttttGAGACAACTCACTTTTCCAACTTTGTTAGAGTAGATACTTTACTAACAATTTTATTGAAGAAGGTTAGAATTCTTCCAGtcctaataattatttttctttacttttttttttagtatagatAGTACTTTTACTTTCCTACATTCATATTATTCATGTCACGAAATAATGGTTGTTGTGAAAAGTAATAATGttagcaagaattttttttttttttttggccatgtcacacagcttgtggtaacttagttcccaggccagggactgaacgcagaccgtgaaaatgaaaacatgaggtCCAAATCcactgcattgccagcagatacCCTGCAATAAGCTTTCTAAgcttataaaaaattaatttaacttGATGTGAAGATGAACACATGATCATTTTCTTACTATAGTATACTATAAATGCTGATTCCTGACAGCTGAATTTTATAAAACCTCAAATGTAACTTTTGTGTTGAtaacttttttctaattttatttttaatttttatttttttcttggctgtgccaccttatggcatgtgggatcttcatctCCTGACAagagatcaaacttgcatcccctgcattggaagtgcagacagagtcttaactactagactgccagagaagtctctGTCCTGTTTTGATAACTTTTATTTCATACCTTGTAAAAATCAGTGATTCTTTGAagtgtttatgtttttctctatagAGGACTATTTAAAAGGTACAAAGCATCAAAGAGGACAAGCCTGCCGTACTCCTAGCTCCATGTGCCTTTGGACCACTTGGTTCTAATACATGCCATTATTCCTATGAAATCCTGACAGGTGTTCAAAGTTCAGGAATAAAGTAAATGGAATAATTTTTCTGTTACTGGCTATACTCTTCATCAGGTACTTCTAGTCTACACATCTGTTTTATTGTGTTCTGTCACATGTGCAAGAATAAAAACGTTACCCCAAACCTGAAGATTTTTTCAATTACTTTGAGATATAGATTGGTGGTAGTTCAGGTAGCAAAAAAGAAGACacctttgtatcatttctttgcaATAAAAGACAACATCTGGCTTACATATTAAAGTGGATAACTGCTGACTTTTTGAAGGCAATTTTAGTCTATGTTCTGCAGTACCCTTTTGTGGATTTAACATTACGGGAAACACTTCAGCTTACACTTTACTTTTACATATTACTTTCATCAAAACCCTCCACTAGTACAAAGGTTAAAATAATTCagcatttaagttttaaaaattacctcaATGTTCCTCTAAGTTGTCCATAGTTTATGATGACTTCTGCACCTTCCTTATAACCTTGATTGAAGCCTTGTT is a genomic window containing:
- the YAE1 gene encoding protein YAE1 homolog; its protein translation is MSWVQAAALVQGPEEEREVFDEEADESLLVQREWRSHMQRRVKEGYRDGIDAGKAVTLQQGFNQGYKEGAEVIINYGQLRGTLSALLSWCHLHDNSSALISKINNLLDAVGQCEEYVLRHLKSITSQPHVVDLLDSLQDMDLCHVAPAEEKIDEAKDERFCENDAEFNKNCSKNLSQVDCSSLECCRAQEHACPENPSLTWILEQTASLVKQLGVSVDILQHLKQL